GGTAAGAATAAAAATCCAACAGCATAATCACCTTCTTTCGGAAGCGTGAAGGGTAGGTTTTTGCGGAAAAAAGCATCAGGCAGGTTGATCATAATCCCTGCACCGTCTCCCGTTTTTGGATCTGCACCTTCTGCGCCGCGGTGTTCGAGGTTACACATGAGGCGGATCCCTTTGTCTACGATGTCACGGGAACGTTTGCCCTTGTAGTTTGCGATAAAACCAACACCACAGGAGTCTTTGTCCATGGCAGGATCATACATACCTTGGGCCTGTGGGCCGAGTGGTGGAAGAATGGGTGGTTGGTTAGATTTTGACATACGTACCCTACACTAAAGCAATTACTGTACCTTGTTTTAGAATTTGGGTGTACTGTCCAATTAATTTGTTTTCAGCAAAATGATTTATTTTTAGGCAAAACCAAAGCTGCAAAAATGCCTATCAATTAATCATTTGGCTTATTATGTATAATTTAAGATTGTTTATATAGCGTTTTTATATTCAGTCTAAAGTTTGGCGGAGTACAAGAAAGAAGCGAACTGCAACTTCCATAGGAAGATCGCTTAAATCACAACGTTCCATTTGGGAAGTGATGGAAGAGGTTTTTTGGTTGGTGAGGAAGGCTCGGGACTTCTTTGACTATGATTGGATTCCAATCCAATCCAAAAGTTTTACAACTGCTTCTTCTTTGGAAAGTTTGGATAAATTCAGTTTAAAGTGTGCCGCTTCTTGGTAAACAGGGAGTCTTTTTTCTAAAATCTGTTTGTATGAAGTTACTTTCGAAAGGTCGGGCCTTGTTTTATCCCCTTTTACTTTTTCCACAAGTTCTTCAATGCCACGTTCTAAGTAAACAATGCGGCCAATTTTACGTAAGAGGTCCAATTTTCTTTGGCTCACAATTTCATTCCCAACATCATCTAAATCAAATAAAATTCCACCACCACAATCTAAAATAATACCATTTGCATTTTGTAGTTTTAGTAAAATAGAATATTCTAATTCACGAAAAGCCTTCCATCCATTTTTATCTACAAAATTAGGGATTGGTAACCCTCCAGCTTCATAAACTGCTATAGAATCTGTTGAAACCACTGGAATTTCTGTTTGTTTTGATAAAGTACGAGAAACTTTTGATTTCCCCGCTCCTCTTGCCCCAATAAAAATGATGTTCATCTAAGAGTAAATCCTTAGTTTGTTTTAAACATTTAACAAATCAGCAAGACCTGCTTGTAAGTCAGGAATGTGAACAAAATATGTTTCGATATCTGCATCGGTAACACCTGTTTGGCTGAGAGCAAATGGTGAAATCGGAACTGATTCTCCACCAATATCAATCCCAATCCCTGATACAACAATAAGGATACTTGCTATATGCACAACTGAAGTGAGGAGTGGGTTTACTTTGGAATTTTCAGGAGTGAGGTAGTTTGCCACAACATCCGTAAGGTCAACAGGGAAATTCCATCGTTTTAAAAGTGTTTCGGAAACTTCCATGTGTGTGTAACCGAAGTATTTTTTTTCTAATGCAGGGAATGGTTCTTGGTTGTCCTTGAGGTCTGTTTTGATTTGCATCATCACAGAACTAAAAAACTGAGCGAGGACTATTTTGCCAACACTACACAAAAGACCTGAAGTGAAGGCTAAGTCCTTATCAATTTTTAACTTTTTGTGTTGGACGATTTTACTAGAAAGTTCGGCAACAAGTAAGGAAGCAGTCCATAATTGTGCCGCTTCCAATTGGTAACTGTTTAAGTCTTGTGCAAGGATTCCCTTTGCAGCAGTAAGGAGTACAATTTCTTTTACTGTTTTGATTCCTAATGTCATCAATGCTTCTTGGACAGTTCGAATTGGTTTGGAAGCTCGGTAATAAGCCGAATTAGAGAGTTTGATTACATTGGCCGTAATGGCTGGGTCTTTAGATATTTCTTGCGCTAAGTCAGCAATGTTGACATCGGGTTTTTGCAATTTTTCCAATACCTTGGAAACAACCGATGAAATGGCCGGTAATTTATTTACGTCTTGTAATACTTCATCAACTTTTGATTTTAGCATATCGCCTAACGCACCTTATAAAGGTATTTTTCCATACCAGCTTTTTTTAGCAAAACGCGACCGTCATCGCAGTAGAGACTGATGGTTCTTCCCTCGTTACCAGCTATATCTTCCACAATGATTGGGATTTTTTTCTCTTCCATAAACTTTTTTACGATGAGAATGTTCTGTTCCCCAATATTTTGTAAGAATTGGGAATTGATTCCTTTGAACATGGAAGCACCACCAAAAATTCGGCAAGAATATTGCCCAATGTTTGATCCTTCTTTTTTCATCATATCAATGAGGATTGGAAGTGCAGTTTCTCCATATTTGTGAGGAAACTTACTCATGTCTTTTCCTGTTGGATCTTTTGCGAGCATGATGTGTGAAATAGCACCAATTTTTTGGTCGGGGTCATACAAGACGATTCCAATGCAGGAACCCAATGTAGTCCGGAGTACATCCGTATCTTTTCCGACCTTAATGTCAGCAATTCCCACATTGATGATTTTGGATTTTATAGACATTCTTCTTGTTTCTAGAGAGAGGAACCGTTATTTAGGTATAATAGATAGTCACTTCTCAGTATGCGTTCAATCAAAAAAACTACTCCACCAAGAAAATCTGCCAAAAAAGGTTTCAAAACCAAAGAACCTTACCTATTTAAAACCATTGACAAAACAGAAGTCCATATTTTAGGAACTGCCCACATATCCAAACAAAGTGTGGAAGAAGTTGAAAAACTGATCCAAAGTATCAAACCAGATGTCATTTGTGTTGAGTTATGTGAATCACGAATGAAGTCTGTGGAAGACCCAGATTATCTTAAAAAATTAGATATTTTTAAAGTGTTCAAAGAACGAAAGATGTGGTTATTACTTTCGAGCCTCATCCTTTCTTCGTTTCAGAAAAAAATGGGGAATCAAGACATCAAACCAGGAGATGAAATGCGCAAAGCCATCTCTCTTGGAAGATTACTCAAAAAACCGGTCCTTCCTGTTGACCGAGAAATCCAAACCACTCTCAAACGTTCGTGGGGCAATGTTGGATTTTTTTCTAAGATGTATCTCTTTAGTGCCTTACTTGCATCATTACTTGTCAAAGAAGATGTTTCTGATGAAAAAATTGAAGAAATGAAATCGGATGATATCCTTAAAGATTTGTTCTCTCAGATTCCTAAAAAATATGAATCTATCAAAAACGTTATCATTGATGAACGGGATGTATACTTAGCTGAAAAAATCCGCGTTTCTACCTTAGACAAAAAGGTAAAAAAAGTGGTAGCTGTTGTGGGAGCAGGCCACCTCGCTGGGATCGAAAGGAATATTGATTTGCAAAATGACTTATCGGTGTTAGACGAAGTACCCAAACCAAAACTTTGGGATAGTCTGAGTCTAATCATCTACCCTGTGTTTTTTGCGGGTCTCATTGGTTATACCACTTGGAGCCAAGGGGGAGAAGCAGGTTTGGATTTGTTTTCTAAACTCATCTACATCAAAGGAGGACTTGCTGCCCTTGGAGCACTTATCGCTTGGGCTCACCCCATTTCCATTTTACTTGCTTTCATTACAGCACCCATTGGAACCTTTGTTCCCATTTTTAAGGCGGGTTGGGTGAGTGCCTTGTCTGAGTCCTATTTACGAAAACCACTCGTAGAAGATTTTGAAAGAATTGCAGAAGATTCAGAAACCTTTCAAGGGTTTTGGAAAAATAGAGTTTTGCATATTTTTTTGGTTTTTTTCCTCCCCCAATTTGGGTCCACAATTGGAACCTTTATTGTCGCAGGAAAAGGCTTGAAGAATTTATTTTAAACTGGTAATCTGATCATAAGTTCTTCGTCTAAAGACAAGGAAACAACAATGAAACGTAAGGCAAGTTTAGGGTTCATTCTGCTGTTTTTACTCTATTTAGGGTGTAAATCGTCCCTATTTGGTGTATGTTTATCACCTGAATCCTTCGTTCAGAAATCCTCACTCCCTCCTTGCCACCAAACACAAGCAGGTGAATCGAACAAAAAAGACAACTGTGATTGTCCGATTGCCTTAGAATCACTGCAATCTTCACCTGATTCGGATCTTTCTATCGGCAAACCTATGGTGACATTGGTTGTTTGGTCAGATTCCCGTGGGTCTTTTATTTCCTTATTGAAACCGAGACCAACCGAGAGTTGGATTGCTGGATCACAACACAAACTCCCTCCTCATACTCCCACTCGCACCATCCACCTTCTGATTTGAGATAGGCACACCTTGTAATGAGGTGAACCGATTTCGAATGATTAAAATTACAACAGAAGGATAAGAATATGAATCGCAAAGAATTATTACAAAAAGCAGGAATGGCAGTTGCTGTTTCTGGAATTTTATCAACACTTTCCGCAGAAGACCATGACCATTCAGGTGCTATGCCCACAGCTGGAAAATCCAAATATGCAAAAGCGATGATGGCAGCAATCCATTGCCAACTATCTGCTGAAGTATGCCTCAGTCATTGCATCACCGAACTTGGAAAAGGTGATAAAGCGATGGCAGCATGTGCGGCTTCCACTCGTGAAGTGATTAGCCTATGTGACTCGTTTGTGAAACTTGCAAGCCAAAGTTCATCATTTACGAAAAAACTAGCAAATTTATGTGTGGAAGTTTGTGAGGCATGTGCAAAAGAATGTGACAAACATGCCAATCACCATGCAGTTTGCAAAGAATGTAGAGACAGTTGTCTTGCTTGTGCAAAAGAACTAAAAAAAGTTTAAGTTCAATTTAGAACTTTGATTTTAGGAGCTGTCCATCGTTTGGTGGACAGCTTTTTTTATGGATTACCGTTTGGATTTCTTTTTCGGTTTTGCCTTTGGTTTCGGAGTCTGTTTCGCTTTCTGATTTGGTTTTGTTTTTGGTGTCGGTTTCGACAACTCTTTGTTAGAAGAAGATTTCTTTTTTGCTAACGTTGCCTTATTCTTTTTATAAACAGCTGGTTCATATTTAGAAAAATCAACTTCAATTTTTTTAGGGACTGCAAATTCAGGATTTGCTTTTGGACTTGGTGTGATATTGATATTATCTTTTGGTGTTCCTAAAAATTCACGTAAAGTTCGGATGTTTTCATTCCTGCGTACAAGATTGTAATTCCCTGGTATGTCAAACCAAAGGTCACGTCCTTGTCCAAACTCGGTACTTTCTTGAGGGGGAAAACTAAAATCTTCAATGGCAGAGAGTGGTTGGAAAAGTGGGAAAAATAATGCGTTTTTATAATTGGTTTTCACCCAATCCGATTCAAAACCCCAATACGAAAATCTTGTATTGGTAAATCGATCAGATCCATGAAACGGAGTTCCAAGAGTAATTAATCTTTTTACTTTTCGTCTCGCTTCATCTGGTAAAATCAAAACCAATAGTCCACCAGTATTATGAGCGATCAAAGTAACTTCGTTAGGTGCTGTTAAAATTTGTTTCGCTAAGTGTTGGATTGCTTCTTCTAACGAAGTGGGGTTTCGTAAAGTAGACAAAATCCCAACTTTAAAACCCAAATTGTCTAAATTTGACTTTAGTCTTGCATAAAAAAAACGTCCGGCTCTAAACCCAGGCACAATGAGAATATTTTTATCTTTATTGTTTTCAATCGACCAATGACTAGGCAGGTAAAATGATACGAGAGCCCAAAATCGTTCCAGATATTCCATGAATCGAAACATGAATTTGATGATTCAATCTGACACAATTCTTGTCTAGGAAAATCAATTCCAGGGGAAGAATTCCTGAATTGACCTCTAACCGTCTCCACATAGGATTGCCTTTTAGTAAGCTATGTTACATTTGGTGCGCTTTTTTTTGTTCCTTTTGGTTTTGCCGTCCTATCTCTCGGCAAATCCTGGGACCTATGAGGATGCAGCCAAATTACTCCCTGAAATTTGGGAGACAAAATACCCACTTCCTTACGGAAAACTCATTAAGAAGGACCCTCTCCATCAGGGGATCCGTCAGATTTCTCGTAAAAAAGGAAAGTATTGGGTGTACAATTTCGAAGTATTTATGCCAAAGTACGAAAGGAAAGAAACAACTCCGGTTCCAAAACTGGAAGGTCGTAATATTCATGTCTTTTTTTTCTGGAATCCGGGAATCATTGATGAACCCCACCGGATCGAATTAGGGGAACCACACGAAGGGAAATGAAATGGAGAAAGAAACCGTAGACCAACTGATCCGCGAGACAATGAAACAGGCAGGTCTTTCTAATGCGTTCATCGCTGACTTTATTCTTAAAGTAGACGCAGTCCGTAATGGCGAAACAGGAATCGTACGTTGGGATGAGGTAGGGGATTTAGACCCAAAATCTGATGAAATTTCCCTTGAGTCAATTCATGATTCCTATCCTCTCGATACAACACTTCTATCGAAACTTGTTGTCATCAAGTTGAATGGGGGACTCGGGACAAGTATGGGACTCGACAAAGCAAAGTCTCTCATCCCGATCAAAGGGAATTTGTCTTTTTTATCCGTGATGGCAAAACAAATTGAATACCTTCGTAACAAGTATGGTATCGATGTTCCTTTGCTTTTTATGGATTCTTATAATACCCAAGAAGATTCTCAAAAAGAATTAAATCATAGTGGATTCAAACAATCGTTACGATCTAGTTTTTTACAACATAAGGTTCCAAGATTAGATGCAAAAACCTTTGCTCCTATCAAAACCAATGTGGAAAAGGAAAACTGGTGTCCACCTGGCCATGGTGATATTTATTTCACAATGATGGAAGAAGGGATTTTAGATGAACTTCTCTCCAAAGGATTTGAAATTGCTTTCCTCTCCAATGGGGATAATTTGGGCGCAACAGTTGACCCTCAAATTGTATCCTACTTACTCAAAGAAAACATCCATTTTGCAATGGAAATGACACCAAAAACTTTAGCGGATAAAAAAGGCGGAGCTATTTATCGCAAGTTAGTCGGCGCCAAAATGATTCAATACGAATTATTGGAAACGGCTCAAGTTCCAAAAGAACACGAACACGAATTTAGTGGGCTCGGAAAATTCAGAACGTTTTCTACCAATAATCTTTGGATCAACTTACGTGCACTTAAAGAGAGATTTCAACAAGGAAACTTTTCTTTATCTCTCATCGTCAATCCAAAACAAGTGTCTGGAAAGGATGTGATCCAACTAGAAACAGCAATGGGAAGTGCTGTTGGTAATTTTTCAAAGTTTAAAGGGATTATTATTCCAAGAGATCGATTCGCACCTGTCAAAAAAACAGAAGACTATCTGATCCGCCGTTCGGATGCCTATGTTTTAAACGAAGATTTTTCGTTAACAATGACGAAGGAACGAAAGAATAAGGGACTCGGTGAAGTCCTTGTTTCTTTGGATGAAAAATTCTATAAAAAAATCCAACAATTTGATACATTGTTTGTCGCCTTACCATCTTTAGTTGAATGTGAAGAACTTATTGTGGAAGGTGAGATTTTATTTGATGTTCCTGTGAAAATAAAAGGAAAGGTAAAATTCCAAAACTTTTCTGGTACCCTTCAAAAGATATCGTCTCTATCACAAGCTGAGTTTGAAAACCAAATCATTTCATTATGAGAAGATTGATTGGTTCTTTCACCATCTTATTTTTTTTGAGTTGTGGTTCGCCATTTTCATTTCGTTCTGCATGTTATGAGCGGAACAAATGTTCGACGATAGAAGGTTCGTGTTTTTTGCGGAATGATGCGTTTTATCGAGTTTCAACTGGTGCAGAAACGTATAGTAACGTGGATTTGGCGGCAATTGTGGGCAGTTGCCTCGGATTAGAAAAAGTATGTCGAAAAAACTGCGAAAGTGGGACTATTTTTTAAACTCAATAATCAATTCATATGTATAGGTGAATTTGGATCCAATTATCATTCACGAATGAATGATAATTGGCTTTTTTCTGGAACTAAACCTTTATCTTCAAATTCACCTGATAAGGATTCATAGTTTGGAGATAGTTTAATTTTCCATTTTCCTTTTTCTTCGATTAAATCAGAATCCACAATATTTTTGCCACGAAAGATTGGATTTTCATTCCATTTCATGACAATGTTCCCTTCCGCGTCTTCAGCTTCGATGGTCAAACGAACTGGCTTCACTTTGTTTTTTCCATCCCAATACATTGCGGTCCAAGGCCCGATAAACTTCTGTATGGCGGATTCACCAAATGTTTTTACTTTTTTAATATCAGGTACAGTCTCTGATAAAACAGCAGTAACGGGAGAGGAATACAAACTTTCCCCAACTCCTTTTTGAACAGATTGGATCACAAAAAAGTAAAATTCATTTTTGGAAAGGTTTTGTAATTTAAAATTAGATTCTGAAGTTTCTTTCACAAGACTCCAGTCTTCTTCATTCTTTTTTCTCATCAGAATTTTATAAGAAGTGACCTTTGGAATTACATTCCAACTAAACCAGAGTTCACCAGATTTACGATTTTCTGTGATTGTTAATTCAGGAGCCTTTACACTTAAAGACCTCCCTGCAACAAGTGATGCATATCCTATATCTGGTTCAGATGGGAAACTATACAACTCCCCATCGAATTCTGCTGTGACAGCATAAAAGGCTTCTTTTCCAGATGGTTCCCCGTCTTTGTAGAGTAAGTCTGTGGTTTTTGCAATGCGTTGCCAGGAACCATTTGTTTTTCGAAAGATATGATAAGCTGTTGCACTTGGAGAACCTTCCCATTGTAAGACAGTCACACCAGGATACAATCCCTTGGAAGCGGTGAAATGTTCAGGTCTTGGTTTTAATACCTCAGAAGGATCTAAATGTGCAGATACGTAAAAACTGGACTCTCCTTCTAATTGGTTTCGTTCTGGAACAACTTGGTAAATTTCATTGTCACCGTTACGACTGGCTTTTAAATCCGTATAAGAATTTTTTTCAGTTTTTCCTAAAAAGCGGAAAATCCTAGCCATGGCGTTCCATTTGTATACAATGTAAGTGGTAGGAATGGAATGATTGTCCCATTCTAAAATAATGCGGTCATTTGTTGGTGCAACTGATGCTCTTAAATTCGTGACGGGTAAAATCCCTGCAGGTTTTGTTGGCTCCGACGCATAACCATCGTTTGAGTCAATAGATGGCTTGGATAAATAATTTTCATCTAAACTAGCTACTTTGTAATGGTAGGCAGTATTTTTTTGAACACCATAATCATCGAAAAAAGGTTGTTTGGAGAGTCCAACAAGCTGGTATTTCGTATCGATCTTTCGTTTTCTGTACACTTCGTACCCAATGGCTCGCTTTTCACTCGACCATGAGATTCTAATCCGATCAGAATAATCTCCTCGGGATGCATACACTTCTTTGGGTGGGAATAAATTATGTTCACCAAATTCCAATGACTCTAATTCATTCATCAATTTTGATTCTGTGAGTAATTGGTTTCCCTCTGAAGGATTCGCAACATAAATCGATTTGGTGTGTTTTGGGAAACTATCATAAGAAATCCAAAGATACCCTTGGTCTCCCCAATTGGTTCCCCAAGTATTCCAAACTTTAAACGCTTTTTTTTTGTCATTATATCCCAAAATGACAAGGGATTGTGCCCCTAAAACAT
This window of the Leptospira limi genome carries:
- a CDS encoding LA_0364 family Cys-rich lipoprotein, whose product is MRRLIGSFTILFFLSCGSPFSFRSACYERNKCSTIEGSCFLRNDAFYRVSTGAETYSNVDLAAIVGSCLGLEKVCRKNCESGTIF
- a CDS encoding shikimate kinase, translating into MNIIFIGARGAGKSKVSRTLSKQTEIPVVSTDSIAVYEAGGLPIPNFVDKNGWKAFRELEYSILLKLQNANGIILDCGGGILFDLDDVGNEIVSQRKLDLLRKIGRIVYLERGIEELVEKVKGDKTRPDLSKVTSYKQILEKRLPVYQEAAHFKLNLSKLSKEEAVVKLLDWIGIQS
- a CDS encoding fibronectin type III domain-containing protein, yielding MFRNTKQKIAIGTLLFIVGLIVVSFQTKPITGKTEPKSSLKKPGLTPDPFALYQSIPPYISDVSPSDLPSNIDFSADFPIPMDQGTGKDNVGFTVGYGLISYLEAGKKGIRNLASIGPNSANGQKLLYSANFIYNQLNSGKDQAVSLLDALVLATSRGSVPIELMNESNNNLRVRPKANIVEIGRKARLGRIFKIEPHDLSSVKLALAEKKPVLIGYLVYENFLDPKPDAVFQQGNGDVLGAQSLVILGYNDKKKAFKVWNTWGTNWGDQGYLWISYDSFPKHTKSIYVANPSEGNQLLTESKLMNELESLEFGEHNLFPPKEVYASRGDYSDRIRISWSSEKRAIGYEVYRKRKIDTKYQLVGLSKQPFFDDYGVQKNTAYHYKVASLDENYLSKPSIDSNDGYASEPTKPAGILPVTNLRASVAPTNDRIILEWDNHSIPTTYIVYKWNAMARIFRFLGKTEKNSYTDLKASRNGDNEIYQVVPERNQLEGESSFYVSAHLDPSEVLKPRPEHFTASKGLYPGVTVLQWEGSPSATAYHIFRKTNGSWQRIAKTTDLLYKDGEPSGKEAFYAVTAEFDGELYSFPSEPDIGYASLVAGRSLSVKAPELTITENRKSGELWFSWNVIPKVTSYKILMRKKNEEDWSLVKETSESNFKLQNLSKNEFYFFVIQSVQKGVGESLYSSPVTAVLSETVPDIKKVKTFGESAIQKFIGPWTAMYWDGKNKVKPVRLTIEAEDAEGNIVMKWNENPIFRGKNIVDSDLIEEKGKWKIKLSPNYESLSGEFEDKGLVPEKSQLSFIRE
- a CDS encoding HDOD domain-containing protein codes for the protein MLKSKVDEVLQDVNKLPAISSVVSKVLEKLQKPDVNIADLAQEISKDPAITANVIKLSNSAYYRASKPIRTVQEALMTLGIKTVKEIVLLTAAKGILAQDLNSYQLEAAQLWTASLLVAELSSKIVQHKKLKIDKDLAFTSGLLCSVGKIVLAQFFSSVMMQIKTDLKDNQEPFPALEKKYFGYTHMEVSETLLKRWNFPVDLTDVVANYLTPENSKVNPLLTSVVHIASILIVVSGIGIDIGGESVPISPFALSQTGVTDADIETYFVHIPDLQAGLADLLNV
- a CDS encoding esterase/lipase family protein, with the protein product MFRFMEYLERFWALVSFYLPSHWSIENNKDKNILIVPGFRAGRFFYARLKSNLDNLGFKVGILSTLRNPTSLEEAIQHLAKQILTAPNEVTLIAHNTGGLLVLILPDEARRKVKRLITLGTPFHGSDRFTNTRFSYWGFESDWVKTNYKNALFFPLFQPLSAIEDFSFPPQESTEFGQGRDLWFDIPGNYNLVRRNENIRTLREFLGTPKDNINITPSPKANPEFAVPKKIEVDFSKYEPAVYKKNKATLAKKKSSSNKELSKPTPKTKPNQKAKQTPKPKAKPKKKSKR
- a CDS encoding UTP--glucose-1-phosphate uridylyltransferase, which encodes MEKETVDQLIRETMKQAGLSNAFIADFILKVDAVRNGETGIVRWDEVGDLDPKSDEISLESIHDSYPLDTTLLSKLVVIKLNGGLGTSMGLDKAKSLIPIKGNLSFLSVMAKQIEYLRNKYGIDVPLLFMDSYNTQEDSQKELNHSGFKQSLRSSFLQHKVPRLDAKTFAPIKTNVEKENWCPPGHGDIYFTMMEEGILDELLSKGFEIAFLSNGDNLGATVDPQIVSYLLKENIHFAMEMTPKTLADKKGGAIYRKLVGAKMIQYELLETAQVPKEHEHEFSGLGKFRTFSTNNLWINLRALKERFQQGNFSLSLIVNPKQVSGKDVIQLETAMGSAVGNFSKFKGIIIPRDRFAPVKKTEDYLIRRSDAYVLNEDFSLTMTKERKNKGLGEVLVSLDEKFYKKIQQFDTLFVALPSLVECEELIVEGEILFDVPVKIKGKVKFQNFSGTLQKISSLSQAEFENQIISL
- a CDS encoding chemotaxis protein CheD, translated to MSIKSKIINVGIADIKVGKDTDVLRTTLGSCIGIVLYDPDQKIGAISHIMLAKDPTGKDMSKFPHKYGETALPILIDMMKKEGSNIGQYSCRIFGGASMFKGINSQFLQNIGEQNILIVKKFMEEKKIPIIVEDIAGNEGRTISLYCDDGRVLLKKAGMEKYLYKVR
- a CDS encoding four-helix bundle copper-binding protein, whose protein sequence is MNRKELLQKAGMAVAVSGILSTLSAEDHDHSGAMPTAGKSKYAKAMMAAIHCQLSAEVCLSHCITELGKGDKAMAACAASTREVISLCDSFVKLASQSSSFTKKLANLCVEVCEACAKECDKHANHHAVCKECRDSCLACAKELKKV
- a CDS encoding TraB/GumN family protein; the encoded protein is MRSIKKTTPPRKSAKKGFKTKEPYLFKTIDKTEVHILGTAHISKQSVEEVEKLIQSIKPDVICVELCESRMKSVEDPDYLKKLDIFKVFKERKMWLLLSSLILSSFQKKMGNQDIKPGDEMRKAISLGRLLKKPVLPVDREIQTTLKRSWGNVGFFSKMYLFSALLASLLVKEDVSDEKIEEMKSDDILKDLFSQIPKKYESIKNVIIDERDVYLAEKIRVSTLDKKVKKVVAVVGAGHLAGIERNIDLQNDLSVLDEVPKPKLWDSLSLIIYPVFFAGLIGYTTWSQGGEAGLDLFSKLIYIKGGLAALGALIAWAHPISILLAFITAPIGTFVPIFKAGWVSALSESYLRKPLVEDFERIAEDSETFQGFWKNRVLHIFLVFFLPQFGSTIGTFIVAGKGLKNLF